Proteins encoded by one window of Chelatococcus sp. YT9:
- a CDS encoding Mu transposase C-terminal domain-containing protein, which translates to MSAPDLSMVDASAWDEARRCLPVIRRLAENPARTRGDVVAAAVELGCGPTHAYALLRRYLADARLTSLLPRRRGPERGISLLDEHVDAVIRDVIDTVYLTRQRPRIADLAEEVRRRCKAEGLRVPSRKAITARVKARPAREVAAKREGRKAVRERYLPVVGSLEAHWPLSLIQIDHTLVDVIVVDSETRAPIQRPWLTLAIDVCSRCVAGFHLSLEPPSATSVALCLTHAALSKESWLAERGIDAEWPVRGIPERLHLDNAKEFRSEALKRGCEQYGIAIDYRPVRTPHYGGHIERLIGTMMGKVHLLPGTTFSDVRAKGDLNPEKTAAMTLDEVERWLGYAIAGVYHRDLHRGLGITPLAAWQRGIAGDGTTLGRGEPTAVTDARRFLIDFLPIARRRVRRDGVALHSIAYWADVLGTWIGHPEQMIVRYDPRDLSRIYLLGPDGTYYNLSYRDLRRPPISLWEHRLALKRLRDEGRSLVDEEAIFRTIEAMRTIADGAVRASKAARRQRERRLRVAPEARGDLLPVEPDETDRFRQIGADTPPHERMFPVEEWE; encoded by the coding sequence ATGAGCGCGCCCGATCTCTCCATGGTCGATGCCTCTGCCTGGGACGAAGCGCGGCGCTGCCTGCCGGTGATCCGCCGTCTGGCGGAGAACCCGGCGCGCACCAGAGGCGACGTGGTGGCGGCTGCGGTCGAACTTGGTTGCGGTCCGACGCACGCCTATGCGCTGCTGCGTCGCTATCTCGCCGATGCGCGTCTGACGAGCCTGCTGCCGCGTCGGCGTGGCCCCGAGCGCGGCATCTCGCTGCTCGACGAGCATGTGGACGCCGTCATCCGCGATGTCATCGACACTGTCTATCTGACGCGCCAGCGGCCAAGGATTGCCGATCTGGCTGAAGAAGTGCGGCGGCGCTGCAAAGCGGAAGGCTTGCGGGTTCCGAGCCGCAAGGCGATCACCGCACGCGTGAAGGCGCGTCCTGCCCGTGAGGTCGCCGCCAAGCGTGAGGGCCGCAAGGCCGTTCGCGAGCGGTATCTGCCCGTGGTCGGTTCTCTGGAAGCCCACTGGCCGCTGTCGCTGATCCAGATCGACCACACGCTGGTCGACGTGATCGTGGTCGACAGCGAGACGCGCGCGCCGATCCAGCGGCCCTGGCTCACGCTGGCGATCGACGTGTGTTCGCGATGCGTGGCCGGCTTCCACCTGTCGCTGGAACCGCCGTCCGCAACCTCCGTGGCACTGTGCCTGACGCACGCCGCTCTCTCCAAGGAAAGCTGGCTGGCCGAGCGCGGCATCGATGCGGAATGGCCTGTGCGTGGCATTCCCGAACGCCTGCATCTCGACAACGCGAAGGAGTTCCGGTCCGAGGCGCTGAAGCGGGGCTGCGAGCAGTATGGGATCGCCATCGACTACAGGCCGGTGCGCACGCCGCATTACGGCGGCCATATCGAGCGGCTGATCGGCACGATGATGGGCAAGGTCCATCTGCTGCCCGGCACCACCTTCTCCGACGTGCGGGCTAAGGGCGATCTCAACCCCGAGAAGACGGCAGCGATGACGCTCGACGAGGTTGAGCGCTGGCTGGGATACGCGATCGCCGGCGTTTATCACCGCGATCTGCATCGTGGCCTCGGCATCACGCCGTTGGCGGCGTGGCAGCGCGGCATTGCCGGAGACGGCACGACGCTGGGACGCGGGGAGCCGACTGCCGTTACCGATGCCCGCCGCTTCCTGATCGACTTCCTGCCGATCGCGCGTCGCCGGGTTCGCCGTGACGGGGTGGCGCTGCATTCCATCGCCTATTGGGCGGATGTGCTGGGCACCTGGATCGGCCATCCCGAGCAGATGATCGTGCGCTATGACCCGCGCGATCTCAGCCGGATTTATCTGCTCGGCCCCGACGGCACCTATTACAACCTCAGCTACCGCGACCTGCGGCGGCCGCCGATCAGCCTGTGGGAGCACCGCCTGGCGTTGAAGCGGCTGCGGGACGAAGGCCGGTCGCTGGTCGATGAGGAAGCGATCTTCCGCACGATCGAGGCCATGCGCACCATCGCGGATGGAGCGGTCCGTGCCAGCAAAGCAGCGCGTCGCCAGCGTGAACGGCGTCTGCGGGTCGCTCCCGAAGCCCGTGGCGATCTGCTCCCGGTCGAGCCGGATGAGACTGATCGCTTCCGGCAGATCGGTGCTGACACTCCTCCGCATGAACGCATGTTCCCGGTGGAGGAATGGGAATGA
- a CDS encoding TniB family NTP-binding protein produces the protein MGMSGGYAHLHPSVRHLADEDASSRIRRIRTDRWIGYARAEAVLAALEDLLSFPTRTRMPNLLLVGPTNNGKTMIVEKFRRAHPGTAAAESEDGLALLPVVKVQMPPGPDEGRFFGAILHALGMPFSPRDRIATKQDTAVRVMQAMGARMLVIDELHNVLSGSAMQQRRLLNLLRWLGNELRIPLVGVGTAEALRAIRSDDQLVNRFEPHPLPLWGDDDEYRRLLSTLEAVLPLRKPSHLADSALAGRILSASEGVLGEMIAVVIRAAVRAVETGAEAISTRMIEDTGFIRPSERRRVVV, from the coding sequence ATGGGAATGAGCGGTGGCTATGCGCATCTACATCCGTCTGTCCGGCACCTGGCCGACGAGGACGCCAGTTCGCGGATACGGCGCATCCGCACGGATCGCTGGATCGGCTACGCACGGGCGGAAGCCGTCCTGGCGGCGCTGGAGGACCTGCTGAGCTTTCCGACGCGGACGCGGATGCCGAACCTGCTGCTGGTCGGACCGACGAACAACGGCAAGACCATGATCGTCGAGAAGTTCCGGCGCGCGCATCCGGGAACGGCCGCCGCCGAGAGCGAGGATGGTCTGGCACTCCTTCCCGTCGTGAAGGTGCAGATGCCGCCCGGTCCTGACGAGGGCCGGTTCTTCGGGGCCATCCTCCATGCGCTCGGAATGCCGTTCAGCCCGCGCGACCGGATCGCCACCAAGCAGGACACGGCGGTCCGTGTCATGCAGGCGATGGGCGCGCGCATGCTGGTGATCGACGAGTTGCACAACGTGTTGTCCGGCTCGGCGATGCAGCAGCGCCGGCTGCTCAACCTGCTGCGCTGGCTCGGCAACGAGTTGCGGATTCCGCTGGTCGGCGTCGGCACGGCAGAGGCGCTGCGCGCGATCCGCAGCGACGACCAACTCGTCAACCGCTTCGAGCCGCATCCGCTGCCATTGTGGGGCGACGACGACGAGTATCGCCGTCTGCTGAGCACGCTGGAAGCCGTGCTGCCGCTGCGCAAGCCGTCCCATCTTGCCGATTCCGCGCTTGCCGGACGCATTCTCTCGGCGTCCGAAGGCGTGCTCGGCGAGATGATCGCCGTCGTCATCCGGGCGGCGGTGCGGGCGGTGGAGACCGGCGCGGAAGCGATCTCCACGCGCATGATCGAGGATACAGGCTTCATTCGTCCCTCCGAGCGTCGTCGTGTCGTGGTCTGA
- a CDS encoding TniQ family protein has translation MSWSDLFEVSASPMPAPGRIGLPGHVAPVEGEALLSWVAAISAVLGMTPRVFCRDALHIDVRQNPGWWRRPASVTLERIGSLTGLDLDHLAGMTLDGWAAAPGDDDPDRFAAKRWTAGAEGKKRLARMDVCALCLAEARRPHLRLNWTLGWTGACPRHGTMLTSRCPSCGTRLRLRGLNGSEPIDLRCGRCNATLSDAEGTPAHPAVLALQAALIAGKHGGTVILPGIGALDWPTAMALADVLLAMVWTRRPKNKRDHWAPRQRDRLFAAIGSDMGMAVGAWERIPWKENYGGLLLLAWLFGDLDRRLPRAIATLRTPRLEGLLAPFTDLDELTSDSLRVILSAARTRSPQGRRAWKPWLDGLVAADLREQAGRERYRHRRQRLRALAELRDGASVEAVAALVGVDIKTIYRWLHRGAANGLEAALERPTGKPALTSAQAEALGKWIALDHRHQNRQAVLKRARETLGIDINGDAATKLLVRHRKPKRGKRCRLWAPRYGPRRGAGSTHDPAPGS, from the coding sequence GTGTCGTGGTCTGATCTGTTCGAGGTGTCGGCGTCCCCGATGCCGGCTCCCGGCCGCATCGGCCTGCCGGGGCATGTCGCCCCGGTCGAAGGCGAGGCGCTGCTGTCCTGGGTGGCGGCGATCTCTGCCGTTCTCGGCATGACGCCGCGCGTCTTCTGCCGCGACGCGCTTCACATCGACGTCCGGCAAAACCCCGGCTGGTGGCGTCGGCCTGCCTCCGTGACCCTTGAGCGGATCGGCAGCCTGACCGGCCTCGATCTCGATCACCTGGCCGGAATGACGCTGGATGGCTGGGCTGCTGCGCCTGGCGACGACGATCCTGACCGGTTCGCCGCGAAGCGCTGGACTGCCGGTGCTGAGGGCAAAAAACGCCTGGCCCGCATGGATGTCTGCGCGCTCTGCCTCGCCGAGGCGCGGCGTCCGCACCTTCGGCTGAACTGGACGCTCGGCTGGACGGGCGCATGCCCTCGTCACGGAACGATGCTGACCAGCCGATGCCCCTCCTGCGGCACAAGGCTGAGGTTGCGCGGGCTGAATGGCTCGGAGCCGATCGACCTGCGCTGCGGGCGCTGCAATGCGACGCTGTCCGATGCGGAGGGAACCCCGGCACATCCTGCCGTGCTCGCCTTGCAGGCCGCGCTCATCGCCGGCAAGCACGGCGGGACGGTGATCCTTCCCGGCATCGGCGCGCTCGACTGGCCCACGGCCATGGCGCTCGCCGACGTGCTGCTCGCCATGGTCTGGACCAGGCGCCCGAAGAACAAACGCGACCATTGGGCGCCACGGCAGCGCGATCGCCTCTTCGCCGCCATCGGCAGCGATATGGGAATGGCCGTGGGCGCGTGGGAACGCATCCCGTGGAAAGAGAATTACGGCGGCCTTTTGCTGTTGGCCTGGCTGTTCGGCGATCTCGATCGCCGCCTGCCAAGGGCCATTGCCACGCTCCGCACGCCGCGCCTCGAAGGGCTTCTCGCTCCCTTCACAGACCTCGATGAACTGACCAGCGACAGCTTGCGCGTAATCCTCTCCGCCGCGCGGACCAGATCGCCGCAGGGACGGCGTGCATGGAAGCCGTGGCTTGACGGGCTCGTCGCCGCCGATCTGCGCGAACAAGCCGGGCGGGAGCGCTACAGGCATCGACGGCAAAGACTGCGGGCGCTGGCCGAACTCAGAGACGGTGCGTCGGTCGAAGCCGTAGCGGCGCTCGTCGGGGTCGATATAAAAACCATCTATCGCTGGCTTCATCGCGGCGCGGCCAACGGTCTTGAAGCCGCGCTCGAACGTCCAACCGGCAAGCCTGCGCTCACCAGTGCTCAGGCCGAAGCTCTGGGAAAATGGATCGCACTCGATCACAGGCACCAGAACCGGCAGGCCGTACTCAAGCGGGCCAGGGAAACCCTTGGCATCGACATCAACGGCGATGCGGCTACCAAGCTGCTGGTGAGACACCGAAAGCCGAAGCGAGGAAAGCGTTGCCGCTTGTGGGCACCCAGATACGGCCCGAGGCGCGGAGCGGGATCTACTCATGATCCGGCTCCCGGTTCGTGA
- a CDS encoding replication initiator protein A, which translates to MSSRNRPISERGQLDLFHARPGDFAPRDAQDLMAYPFFSLAKTPRIAPIDFVAGSVSIRVEAVPDHGMATIWDADVLIWAASQIVDARDAGLRTSRLMAATPYEILKFIGRGTSLRDYQRLKAALDRLQSTTISTTLRQPAEGRRHRFSWINEWKERTDRSGKAAGIELIVPDWFYQAVLDDALVLTIDRAYFDLTGGLERWLYRIVRKHGGHQRQGWRFDFRHLHQKSGSLSPFKRFAFELREIIRRQPLPGYELSIEVEISGRTLLAFEPTAPSGQAVDSLVRSGTRRGVLSGTGPSCQREPKSGLTLADQTRNRALNLDSNRESNFKRRARDRNNICRGARFREPGRGFMNSLQETRTGFTNREPDHE; encoded by the coding sequence GTGTCGTCGCGGAATCGCCCGATCTCAGAGCGCGGACAGCTCGACCTGTTCCATGCGCGCCCTGGCGATTTCGCGCCAAGAGATGCGCAGGACCTGATGGCTTACCCGTTCTTTTCCCTCGCCAAGACGCCGCGCATCGCGCCGATCGATTTCGTTGCTGGCAGCGTCTCCATCCGCGTCGAGGCCGTGCCCGATCACGGCATGGCGACCATCTGGGATGCCGACGTCCTGATCTGGGCGGCAAGCCAGATCGTCGACGCCCGCGACGCAGGGCTTCGCACTTCCCGGCTGATGGCCGCCACTCCGTACGAGATTCTGAAGTTCATCGGCCGCGGAACCTCGCTGCGTGATTACCAGCGCCTCAAGGCGGCATTGGATCGCCTCCAATCCACCACGATCAGCACGACCCTTCGCCAGCCTGCTGAAGGGCGGCGACACCGCTTCTCATGGATCAACGAGTGGAAGGAGCGCACCGACCGCAGCGGCAAGGCCGCCGGCATCGAGCTGATCGTTCCAGACTGGTTTTACCAGGCCGTTCTCGATGATGCGCTCGTTCTCACCATCGACCGGGCCTATTTCGACCTGACGGGCGGCCTCGAACGCTGGCTCTACCGCATCGTGCGCAAGCACGGCGGTCATCAGCGACAGGGATGGCGCTTCGACTTCCGCCATCTCCACCAGAAGTCGGGCAGCCTGTCGCCCTTCAAGCGCTTCGCGTTCGAGCTGCGTGAGATCATCCGGCGTCAGCCGTTGCCCGGCTACGAACTGTCCATCGAGGTCGAGATCAGTGGCCGAACCCTGCTCGCCTTCGAGCCGACCGCGCCGAGTGGACAGGCTGTGGATTCACTCGTGCGATCCGGAACCCGCCGAGGCGTGCTATCCGGAACCGGCCCCTCGTGCCAACGGGAACCCAAATCGGGTTTAACGCTCGCAGATCAAACAAGAAATCGCGCCCTTAACTTAGACTCTAACAGAGAATCTAACTTTAAGAGGCGCGCGCGCGACAGGAACAACATCTGTCGGGGTGCCAGGTTTCGCGAACCGGGGCGAGGTTTCATGAACTCGCTCCAGGAAACGCGAACCGGATTCACGAACCGGGAGCCGGATCATGAGTAG
- a CDS encoding helix-turn-helix domain-containing protein, with protein sequence MRPDLAHIPPRFLRTKEAAEFLSLSARTLEKHRTYGTGPAYRKLGGRVVYAIDDLAAWAERGAVTSTSDPRGSVLPAKRHGATPAAHASHHRR encoded by the coding sequence ATGCGACCTGATTTAGCCCATATCCCGCCACGCTTCCTGCGGACCAAGGAGGCGGCCGAGTTCCTCAGCCTGTCCGCCCGCACGCTCGAGAAGCATCGCACCTATGGGACCGGGCCGGCCTATCGGAAGCTCGGCGGTCGCGTCGTCTACGCCATCGACGATCTCGCCGCCTGGGCAGAGCGCGGCGCTGTTACGTCGACCTCCGACCCACGCGGCTCCGTTCTGCCTGCCAAGCGTCACGGCGCGACACCGGCGGCGCACGCAAGTCACCACCGCCGCTGA
- a CDS encoding DUF2285 domain-containing protein — translation MREPPAPSDDEGTHFLFEAGGQTIRVVRLAGVSPDIPLAALVPLDADGFDRMEGIGRLLRALQGRTIPHDQRLTPQQKRRHRFMLQATDGRMNGATYRDIARVIFGVDRVAAEPWKTSALRDATTALVKDGLAMIAGGYRTLLRHRRRS, via the coding sequence CTGCGCGAACCACCCGCGCCCTCGGACGACGAGGGCACGCATTTTTTGTTCGAGGCCGGTGGTCAGACGATCCGGGTCGTTCGGCTCGCCGGCGTGTCGCCTGACATTCCTCTCGCGGCACTCGTGCCGCTCGACGCTGATGGCTTCGACAGGATGGAGGGGATCGGCCGCCTTCTGCGCGCCCTGCAGGGACGCACGATCCCTCACGATCAACGGCTCACGCCGCAACAGAAGCGTCGCCACCGGTTCATGCTCCAGGCTACTGACGGGCGCATGAACGGCGCGACTTATCGCGACATTGCTCGCGTCATCTTCGGCGTCGACCGTGTCGCGGCCGAGCCTTGGAAAACCTCCGCGCTTCGCGATGCCACGACAGCCTTGGTCAAGGACGGGTTGGCGATGATCGCCGGCGGCTATCGCACGCTGCTGCGCCATCGCCGCCGAAGTTGA
- a CDS encoding DUF6499 domain-containing protein, protein MMTPDISRWRSAKSYEYLDALDSPDLAWEWLRRNTEYQKDYAQADRPSLKRELRRKWGLQFFRPAVAECWRESRVLVRRRGHQHRVARTDAHHSAGGRQSLSRAARTTRALGRRGHAFFVRGRWSDDPGRSARRRVA, encoded by the coding sequence ATGATGACGCCTGACATATCGCGCTGGCGGTCCGCGAAAAGTTACGAATACCTGGACGCCCTTGATTCTCCCGATCTCGCCTGGGAATGGCTCAGGCGCAATACCGAGTACCAAAAGGACTATGCACAGGCGGATCGTCCTTCCCTGAAACGCGAACTGCGGCGCAAGTGGGGATTGCAGTTTTTTCGTCCCGCCGTCGCTGAATGCTGGAGAGAGTCCCGTGTTCTGGTCCGCCGACGCGGACACCAGCACCGTGTTGCTCGCACAGATGCCCATCATTCTGCCGGCGGCCGGCAATCTTTATCCCGCGCTGCGCGAACCACCCGCGCCCTCGGACGACGAGGGCACGCATTTTTTGTTCGAGGCCGGTGGTCAGACGATCCGGGTCGTTCGGCTCGCCGGCGTGTCGCCTGA
- a CDS encoding DUF2285 domain-containing protein: protein MKKPGFLDQPPESAELTDYDRAHMKEYMRVLDAATDGADWREAVSVIFGIDPDVELERARRVHDSHLARARWMTEHGYRQLLRKGRH from the coding sequence ATGAAAAAGCCAGGGTTCCTGGATCAGCCACCGGAGAGCGCCGAGCTGACCGACTATGATCGTGCGCATATGAAGGAGTATATGCGCGTGCTTGACGCTGCCACTGACGGAGCCGACTGGCGCGAGGCGGTCAGTGTCATTTTCGGAATCGACCCAGATGTTGAGCTGGAGCGCGCCCGGCGTGTCCACGACAGCCATCTTGCTCGCGCTCGCTGGATGACCGAGCACGGCTATCGCCAACTTCTGCGTAAGGGCCGCCACTAG
- a CDS encoding STY4851/ECs_5259 family protein has protein sequence MYRLPLTLRPPGGQSFDVIVPLIGRDAVIALADGAILPPGRQIDIGALRGAVAVSPRRAVFHLGAKGSKSGIKTVVDGELPLGILRGAIDETLATLPNQDDLVEIDFIGDSRPPIRISRYRYDQLARDGIMVRWLPPSAPSGTAPVARMILDPRHEHALEYAEDGMWWLPERCKGPCLVYLRDGVDVVSRPLPVAQPGAPDVYAGVLVSALAMTDYEERQRAVLDSLARLGRGEAGAEDLKWLRDAATNLNGLPASAFDALKLLPSSAETLIHLLLSARDAGERSIVWSLQNELPFLWLALPLRVWWSAMDRQCTALTSALEGALGREKAMDEAMAWLRGVCGDLIALEPALETIFAMAGLPIGQATGSPSLRDLTSGYIRDQHQRGGDAPNDLAARLASIGLKLPPEIETKSHADFARLFAPVLLAASAREKLVLDREQALIARRTLREDPTYASGAWPHLLKFYS, from the coding sequence GTGTATCGGCTGCCACTGACTTTGCGGCCGCCGGGGGGACAATCCTTCGACGTGATCGTTCCGCTTATCGGCCGCGACGCCGTTATCGCACTGGCGGATGGCGCCATCCTCCCGCCCGGCCGGCAGATCGATATCGGCGCGTTGCGGGGCGCGGTCGCCGTGTCACCTCGCCGGGCGGTCTTTCATCTTGGCGCGAAGGGTTCCAAGTCAGGCATCAAGACCGTCGTCGATGGCGAACTCCCCCTTGGCATCCTGCGCGGCGCGATCGATGAGACGCTCGCCACGCTGCCCAATCAGGATGATTTGGTAGAGATCGATTTCATCGGCGATTCACGGCCGCCGATCCGCATAAGCCGCTACCGTTACGACCAACTTGCGCGCGACGGCATCATGGTGCGCTGGCTTCCCCCTTCAGCCCCCTCCGGCACCGCGCCCGTGGCGCGCATGATCCTGGATCCCCGACACGAGCACGCATTGGAATATGCCGAGGACGGGATGTGGTGGCTCCCGGAGCGGTGCAAGGGACCTTGCCTCGTCTATCTGCGCGACGGCGTCGATGTTGTTTCGCGGCCCCTCCCGGTTGCGCAGCCGGGCGCGCCCGATGTCTATGCCGGTGTTCTGGTTTCGGCCTTGGCGATGACAGACTACGAGGAACGACAGCGCGCGGTCCTCGACTCGCTCGCCCGGCTCGGACGCGGCGAGGCCGGGGCAGAAGACCTCAAGTGGTTGCGTGACGCCGCCACCAATCTGAACGGCCTTCCGGCAAGCGCCTTCGATGCCTTGAAGCTGCTGCCTTCGAGCGCGGAAACCCTTATTCACCTGCTGCTCAGCGCCCGCGATGCGGGAGAACGCAGCATCGTATGGTCATTGCAGAATGAACTGCCATTCCTGTGGTTAGCCCTGCCGCTCCGCGTCTGGTGGTCAGCGATGGATCGCCAATGCACCGCCTTAACCAGCGCGCTGGAAGGCGCTCTTGGCCGGGAGAAGGCCATGGACGAGGCGATGGCGTGGCTGCGCGGCGTGTGTGGCGACCTCATTGCGCTGGAGCCTGCCCTCGAAACCATCTTCGCCATGGCCGGACTGCCGATAGGTCAGGCGACCGGTAGTCCATCGCTCCGGGATTTGACGAGCGGTTACATCCGGGACCAGCACCAGCGGGGCGGCGATGCGCCCAACGATCTCGCGGCGCGCCTCGCTTCGATCGGGCTGAAGCTTCCGCCCGAAATCGAAACGAAATCCCACGCGGATTTTGCCCGCCTCTTTGCTCCTGTCCTGCTCGCCGCAAGTGCCCGCGAAAAACTCGTGCTCGACCGCGAACAGGCCTTGATCGCCCGCCGGACGCTCCGCGAAGACCCGACATACGCGTCGGGCGCCTGGCCTCATCTCCTAAAATTCTACAGTTGA